In Oryzias latipes chromosome 15, ASM223467v1, the sequence TGCATGAAGGCCAAACTAGGATCTGCAGCATGGAGGACACAAAACGAACACATGCCACTTCCATTACAAtttagagcagtggtccccaacttTTACCCGGTCATGGACCGGCCTGTGCGAGGCTGAGGTGTgcgtctgatttttttattctttagtttTCCTTCACTTTTGAGGATAAAGTCCTCAGTAAAATATCCGCAGCTTCatgtaaaatagatttttaccTTAACCAGTttttggttaaaacaaaaatcagatgccaacttcagccttgttcaatttttaaaatgtgacagATAAATACTGAGAAACGGCCACATAAAAGTGAATCCACCCCTTTATTAGGAGCATCCTCATAATATTAGACAGCTGTTTGCTAAACATTTTaatggtctgtgggaacaactgtcacaataaatcagttgtttttgtctgttaaatgcatgtctatgaagactctcattcatccaggttgattccatcatagtagtaggtttaggggctgtcatctggacttagttttctgagaattgacaaagccttttggataagaggtgaaacgtcttctaactaactaaaaaactaagtccagatgacagcccctaaacctactactatgctgttaaatgtagctttcttttattttgaagtggaaggctcttctgtttcctctttgctttaaatattttgttaacTTTTCTAGCTTAGGGGGTTCAATTTAGCGGTCAGCGCAGCAGCTTTAAGGAAGTAACGCATGGATTTGAACGGGTGACTTGACATGCGGCTAGAATGAGTCGGACATGGTGGAGAGAttccagtagtttttcaaaataaaacttccttcagaattaGATTAtaaatacaacagaaaaaaaagttgtttttgtctCTGTGGGCTGGCAACAACCGTGGTTTTGAGGCCAATGAATAAGAGGAATGAACACTGACCTCCTTGTTGACTGACAGCCTGGTTTTGGAGGAAGCTGCTCAGGAGGTCGACTGGGTTCTGACTCAAAGGAGGAAAAGGAAGGAGGTTTTGCAGTTGATCTGTTGCAGGAGGGAAGAGAGGATTCTGCATCTGTGGGCCCATGTTAGACCCATGAAAAGATGGAGGTGGGCCAGAATGGACCGGCATCGGAAATCCATGTGGAGGGTGTTgaccggtggggctctgcggcACGGATGGCCCCGTGGGATGACTCGTGAGACCTGGTGATGCAGGCGGACCTGAAGGCACTGAGGATGCAGCCTCCGCGTCTTCTGAACCACCACTGAACTGGTTGGTTCCATCTCCCTGGTTCTGGGGGTGGTTGGAACCActttggagggaaaaaagacaaaagtctaGGTTatattttaagtaatttactCCGTTGACCTCACCTCCCAGgccccacccaaaaaaaaagacatcactgCAGGCAAAACCGtcaaaaaactgaatgaggaGCTCAGTTCAAAATCCACTCACGTGACCAAAAACCAGATGTCAGGCATAtctaaaggaagttttgaaattattatgggatggccacaggaccatTCCGTggcaaaatgtgaaattttgtcattttttacattttattaacaaTACGGGAAAGAAAACCTTTGCTCGAGTGATCTTTACAaaatttcacaaacacaccactggggctgtgtccgaattccttcactactagAGCACTATATAGCGCGTTGGCctttttgtagtgctgtcccagtctacaattccaaaatccagtgccctagaaatttcccagaagtctctgtgaaaaaccagtgtgcattgatgctcactagattaaGGAatttagaccacaatgcattgcctttgaacatttttttgcaaaactcttctttctctttcggcttttcccatcaggggtcgccatagcgaatcatccttttccacctcactctatcatgaacatcttctaccctaacattagccaacttcatgtcctctgttaagacatccatgtatctcctctttggccgtcctcttgccctcctgccaggcagctccatctccaacatccttctaccaatatatccactatccctcctctgaacatgtccaaaccatctcagtctggcttctctgactttgtcgctaacacaggcaacatgagccgtccctctgatgtactcgttccttatcctgtctaacctggtcactcctaaggagaacctcaacatcttcatctctgctacctccatctcagcctcttgtctctgtctcactgctaccgtctctaacccatagagcagagctggtctcaccactgtcttgtacacctttcctttgagtcttgctggcactcttctgtcacacaacactcctgacactttcctccacccgctccaacctgcctgcactcgcctcttcacctcttttccacactccccatcacactgaactgttgaccccaagtacttaaactcctgcaccttcttcacctcagccccctgtaacctaacacttctaccttgatccctctcgttcagacacatgtattctgtcttactacgactgaccttcatgcctcttctttccagagcaaacctccacctctctagctgttcctccacctgctctctactctcactgcaaattacaatgtcatccgcaaacatcattgtccagggagattcctgtcttacctcgtctgtcagcctgtccatcagcatagcaaacaaaaaaggactcaaagctgatccttggtgtagtcccacctccaccttgaactcctctgtctgacctacagcacatctcaccaccgtcatacttctctcatacatgtcctgaactactctgacatacttctctgccactccagacgacctcatacagtaccacagttgtttttttgcaaaacaattGTATTTAaacgtattttttttaataacatacaAATagtttcatcatcagaactcaGTGAATTCTTAAATGATTGTCGCAAtatgagcatggtgtctgaattgttttcaaaatccagggcactacatagtctcGCACTATATAgtattttagtagttaggggttatgGTGGGAATTCGGAAACAGCCTACGTAAAGTCTACAGCCACAACCTAAGGTTTGGcgtattaggaatgtgggcgtggctaacAAAATCAGTTTGTGCAGTGCAGCACTGACCAGAGTGGTAGGGGCAGAATGAGGGGCGTAGGGGGATTCGCAGCTTTAATTTTATATGATTTTACATACCTCAGAGCAATTTTGTGAGCCAAGTCTACGGTGGGCTGGACCTTGATTTCAAACAGGGACGGGATCTTCCTCCCGGCTCCAGAGGCTGGATCTGAAGGACTGCTCTGACCCGGTGTGGGCAGCAACCCCACCCCTGGGGGAGGCTTTGGAAGAGGAGCAATGCCCTGCTTCCTTAGATCCTCCAGCTCCAACTCGTCCTCACGGGCGTTCTCTTCTTCTGCACTAATGATCTGACACAAACGTCAGCAGAACGTTAAACCCggaagcagaaaacaaaatcccttttttttgtttgttttgctttaccTTATCGAGCAGTTCTTTAGTGACATCCGTCAAAGCATCATGGGAGAATTTGCAGTTGTCCCCCTGGTAGCACTTGGCTCCAGTGTGAAAGAACTTGCAGGGGTATTCATGTGCAGACGCGGGTTAAGGAGGAActagtttaaaaataatcacACAAACTCCATCCGGCCCCTTAATTGAAGGATATTGTGCATGTAAATGCAATGATCTCCTTTGCTGCAGTATCCTTGCAGGTAAAATTTGCAAAGTTCCTTCTTCTTATCGGGAACCACAAGCTCATGCTCAAACTTGCACTGCTCGCCCTGCGTGAAGACAGAAAATCTCTGCAAGCGTTccatcaaaaccccaaaaagcCGGCTCCGGAGCTTTGACTGTACCTTGATGCAGCGACCTTCCAGGAAGTACTTGCAGATGTATCTCCCGTTATGCTCCACCGTGTGCTGATTGATGAACTCCTTGCTCATGATGGGTCGTTTCTTCTGGAAGCCCGATGAGTTCTTTCCATCCTAGCGCACACAAACAGGAGGAAGAGTCGGACTTTTGCGTTTTCTGAGTGGAAAAGCATTTGCTCCATCTAGTTGAATCTTCTTACACATCCCATGTCTTCCATCCCCTGGTCGCATCCTCGGCCACGTCCTCGGCCCCCCCAGGGCTTTCctttaagttttttgtttttgttgatcatTCCTCGTCCTCTTCCCGGTCCGCATCCTCTTCCCCTTCCTCTCTGTCcaactggaaaaacaagaaacgaAATGAATACTTGTTAAAAATTCGGACAAACACTTCATGGGAAAACAGTTGATGTTGTAAAAAACGCTCATacactgctgctgcttcattcCTCTCATGCTCCCTCTGCTCATCTGCTCCTTAACGTGGCGCCCCCTCCCCTGACCCGACGACTCTTTGGACTGCTGATACTCGGACGCGTCGTCGTCATagtcctcttcctcctcgtcgTAGTCGTATTTGTCGTCGCTGTAGTCGCTGTACTTGTCGAAGTTGCCGTGGCTTCCCTTCAGATGCTGTCGATCGaaacagaaagaggaggaggtggaagCCCTCCGAGGCCTGAATGAAAATGTCCTTTCTGCAGTTGGACGCACCTGAGAGGACGGCCCGTCCGGGTCGTGACTCGCACCCTTGCTCTTCCTGGTCTTGTGTCGCTCTGGTCTGTCATAATCAGAGTCGTAGCTGTCAGagctggagctgctggaggGGGAATGATGCTGAGGAGGAAAGGAGGATACAACCAGAACGGTCATCTTCACAGTAACAGGCCAAGAGTCTGCCGAAAGGCAAAAAGATCCTTTTCTTACTCTCGGTCGGTCGTGTCTCCTCTTCTTAGACCTCTTCTTGTCTCTGGTCTTCTTATATCGTTTTCTGGAGTGTCTGTGCAGCTTCTCTTTCTCTTTAGCCCGGTCTCTctctttctccttttctttttcctctttcaccTCTGTGGTCTCCTTGTTCTCCTCATCTATTCCTATTCCCTCGTCGTCTATTTCTCCATCTTCCAGTTCACCGTCCtccctgaaaaagaaaaaaaaaagtattaccaAAAAAGTAGTTGGGGATTTTTGCCTCATTTgctatcattattttttttaatcataagaGAAATACTTTTCATTATTAGTCGATATCGTttcatcaaatcaaaaaatctattttcctttaaaagggACTCTTTAAATTTCAACTTTCACTTagttttttactgatttatttcatttgctatctgaaaaagtgttttcaccactaaaagaaataaacaacactgttttaaatcaaatgttaaTCTAAAGCCCATTCAGACGCCTGCTGTTGTGagtttgggctatacaaataaaattgaattaaattaaagagcagatggttttattattttgacgGTGTTAAAACGTCCCAGTGTTTGTTTAATGACTTAAATAATTTTCTGTGGTGATGATTTGATAATAAACATGTtcctgaatgaaaacaaagcaatgTATTTAACCCATATTTATAAAGTGCGAAGGctgaacaatttttaaaaaagatgttgAAAAACAATCAAGCTAAGACAGctttaaaccttaaaaaaaactttttaaaaatgcagtttttgcaCTTAAATGAAGTAATACCATGTGGCAGCAACACCATTGGCACAAAGGTTCAAGAAATTGTGTATTAATGTCAATCACAACATCAAATTAGTGCAAATGTCTACCGAATTCTGTTAAGAACTCTagtttaataataatagattaattttcaacagaaaaaaaatgtaattaattcATTATGAAAGCaaatactattaaaaaaatctttgtagaaagttgttttttaagtaCTAAATGAGAAATTatctataaaaacaaaaaaaaacaaaaaatagtttagatatcattttattattgtatcaTCCATatttaaagcagaaattcaaGCCCTCATTTAGCCACATGCCCACATTGAATTAAATGTCGAATCCTCCTGTTTACTTGGtcaaataaacgttttttttttattattaaaactttaaaatcaaaagcGCAGAAAAGCCTTGCAAAAGCCTGCCACTGCAGTACTAACAGTAGCCGCTAGAGGGAGCGCACCAGGAGAAAGGGCGTGGCATCCAGCCCGGTTATTTTGCGTAGCGACCTGAAGATGGCAATAACTAACGATGCAATGACTGCGGTCCCACAGCGACGGGACGATGGGCTCCGCTGTTTTTAATGGAAATGGTGATGAATGAGGGTCATCGATGGTGCTGTGTAAAGCTAAATTTTCCAAACAGCATCATCCGTATGCGCTTAAAAAGAAGCATGCAAAAGACGGTTTTAGAGGGGGAAATGTCTGCTATtcgtgatttaaaaaaaaaaaaaaagatcaaaacataCACAACAAGCATGTAGGAACACAGCACTGAAACTCACGATGAGGCAGCGTATTAAGAATTGCACAAGAATGGTACTCGACCTTTCTTCCCCTGCAAGCTCAGAGTCTGTCATGTTTTTGTCAAGAACAGGGGCTGGGGGACTGGAAACCAGGCTCACAGAAGCCATTGGAGAACCGACCTGCCTCCCTTCTCCCCGGTACAAGTGAATTAACTCAAGGAGACGTTGGTTTGTGAGAGATGCTGGAAGAtttcagactgga encodes:
- the zc3h6 gene encoding zinc finger CCCH domain-containing protein 6 isoform X2, which translates into the protein MASVSLVSSPPAPVLDKNMTDSELAGEEREDGELEDGEIDDEGIGIDEENKETTEVKEEKEKEKERDRAKEKEKLHRHSRKRYKKTRDKKRSKKRRHDRPRHHSPSSSSSSDSYDSDYDRPERHKTRKSKGASHDPDGPSSQHLKGSHGNFDKYSDYSDDKYDYDEEEEDYDDDASEYQQSKESSGQGRGRHVKEQMSRGSMRGMKQQQFGQRGRGRGCGPGRGRGMINKNKKLKGKPWGGRGRGRGCDQGMEDMGCDGKNSSGFQKKRPIMSKEFINQHTVEHNGRYICKYFLEGRCIKGEQCKFEHELVVPDKKKELCKFYLQGYCSKGDHCIYMHNEYPCKFFHTGAKCYQGDNCKFSHDALTDVTKELLDKIISAEEENAREDELELEDLRKQGIAPLPKPPPGVGLLPTPGQSSPSDPASGAGRKIPSLFEIKVQPTVDLAHKIALSGSNHPQNQGDGTNQFSGGSEDAEAASSVPSGPPASPGLTSHPTGPSVPQSPTGQHPPHGFPMPVHSGPPPSFHGSNMGPQMQNPLFPPATDQLQNLLPFPPLSQNPVDLLSSFLQNQAVSQQGDPSLAFMQQMGAETQLQALPAAVQKAIFLHLTQQQQQEAQEAETQRADSQDGDNDSRAETTNWYSSDDEDGTSGVSSILKSLKKKSEMSQSLSNPLQVGPVAQALGNPRPAKDRAPPTDPRVKSDLRQRLPECRREPDGAADARLSRDPRKVRAMESSSCHLQNQPVPQKTVAGEEDEDGERKLRDRAVLIPLDAGPCVVLQDPRCQLKQFSHIRVDILLQKPAFAQTVVWAPEDLIPSLVPKQEHSINLPLPPLIADAQMNRTSLPTHPPVSSPPPSDPRLAATRLKERLGRLPAGSFESRASTERPADPRQQKSLDPRLKRTGSVDSKPLGQKESSSGGGLVDPRLQKGSLSSPPQTAQAKSEPEKLPPYAPRLASSGGGLESPTTILGGISLYDPRSQSKHAQKEASEPPKKAGILKQPAKKDNPPSLSPTQRSGSLEEAKTTDVPSHCTPPSSPTLPPTSPVKPPAVHNLPISALAGLIRPQYSDPRQAKQGGQGLTGAQEETDDKKKQEEEEERVIEEEPKQDNLEDEDADDRTLKDVFKTFDPTASPFCQ
- the zc3h6 gene encoding zinc finger CCCH domain-containing protein 6 isoform X1; the protein is MASVSLVSSPPAPVLDKNMTDSELAGEEREDGELEDGEIDDEGIGIDEENKETTEVKEEKEKEKERDRAKEKEKLHRHSRKRYKKTRDKKRSKKRRHDRPRHHSPSSSSSSDSYDSDYDRPERHKTRKSKGASHDPDGPSSQVRPTAERTFSFRPRRASTSSSFCFDRQHLKGSHGNFDKYSDYSDDKYDYDEEEEDYDDDASEYQQSKESSGQGRGRHVKEQMSRGSMRGMKQQQFGQRGRGRGCGPGRGRGMINKNKKLKGKPWGGRGRGRGCDQGMEDMGCDGKNSSGFQKKRPIMSKEFINQHTVEHNGRYICKYFLEGRCIKGEQCKFEHELVVPDKKKELCKFYLQGYCSKGDHCIYMHNEYPCKFFHTGAKCYQGDNCKFSHDALTDVTKELLDKIISAEEENAREDELELEDLRKQGIAPLPKPPPGVGLLPTPGQSSPSDPASGAGRKIPSLFEIKVQPTVDLAHKIALSGSNHPQNQGDGTNQFSGGSEDAEAASSVPSGPPASPGLTSHPTGPSVPQSPTGQHPPHGFPMPVHSGPPPSFHGSNMGPQMQNPLFPPATDQLQNLLPFPPLSQNPVDLLSSFLQNQAVSQQGDPSLAFMQQMGAETQLQALPAAVQKAIFLHLTQQQQQEAQEAETQRADSQDGDNDSRAETTNWYSSDDEDGTSGVSSILKSLKKKSEMSQSLSNPLQVGPVAQALGNPRPAKDRAPPTDPRVKSDLRQRLPECRREPDGAADARLSRDPRKVRAMESSSCHLQNQPVPQKTVAGEEDEDGERKLRDRAVLIPLDAGPCVVLQDPRCQLKQFSHIRVDILLQKPAFAQTVVWAPEDLIPSLVPKQEHSINLPLPPLIADAQMNRTSLPTHPPVSSPPPSDPRLAATRLKERLGRLPAGSFESRASTERPADPRQQKSLDPRLKRTGSVDSKPLGQKESSSGGGLVDPRLQKGSLSSPPQTAQAKSEPEKLPPYAPRLASSGGGLESPTTILGGISLYDPRSQSKHAQKEASEPPKKAGILKQPAKKDNPPSLSPTQRSGSLEEAKTTDVPSHCTPPSSPTLPPTSPVKPPAVHNLPISALAGLIRPQYSDPRQAKQGGQGLTGAQEETDDKKKQEEEEERVIEEEPKQDNLEDEDADDRTLKDVFKTFDPTASPFCQ